From the Roseateles sp. XES5 genome, one window contains:
- the trkA gene encoding Trk system potassium transporter TrkA yields MKVIICGAGRVGYGIAERLSEEGNDVSVIDNQPSLIAAITETLDVSGIVGHGAHPEVLAKAGADQADMLIAVTLFDEINMVACQVAHSLFNVPTKIARIRSQNYLAPEYSDLFSRENLPIDVTISPEVEVGKMVLRRISFPGATDVVRFADDRIVMVAIECMEDCPVVETPLKQLSELFPDLNATVTGIFSNGKLFVPNSSDQLHSGDLAYVVCDKGHVRRTLALFGHEEQEAARIVIAGGGNIGYFVAKAIEDYQPKTRLKIIESDRERAVAVAEKLRNTVVLHGSALDQKMLLQADIQDADLIVSLTNNDQINILGSVMAKRLGCKQNLVLINDPAYEDFTKTLGIDAHINPRAVTISGILQHVRKGRIRSVYAVQKGSAEVIEAEALETSPLVGKPLREIELPPGIRVGAIYRDKAVIRPDGNTKIKAKDRVVLFAAAASVRHVEQLFRVSIQYF; encoded by the coding sequence ATGAAGGTCATCATCTGCGGCGCCGGCCGCGTCGGTTACGGTATCGCGGAACGGCTCTCGGAAGAGGGCAACGACGTTTCGGTGATCGACAACCAGCCCTCGCTGATTGCCGCCATCACCGAGACGCTCGACGTCAGCGGCATCGTCGGCCATGGCGCGCATCCGGAGGTGCTGGCGAAAGCCGGCGCGGACCAGGCGGACATGCTGATCGCCGTCACCCTGTTCGACGAGATCAACATGGTTGCCTGCCAGGTCGCCCATTCGCTCTTCAACGTGCCGACCAAGATCGCCCGCATCCGCTCGCAGAACTATCTGGCGCCGGAATATTCCGATCTCTTCTCGCGGGAGAACCTGCCGATCGACGTCACCATCTCGCCGGAGGTGGAAGTCGGCAAGATGGTGCTGCGGCGCATCTCCTTCCCCGGCGCGACGGATGTCGTGCGCTTCGCCGATGACCGCATCGTCATGGTGGCCATCGAATGCATGGAGGATTGCCCGGTCGTCGAGACGCCGCTGAAGCAGTTGAGCGAGCTTTTCCCCGACCTCAACGCCACCGTCACCGGCATCTTCTCCAACGGCAAGCTCTTCGTGCCGAATTCGTCCGACCAGCTGCATTCGGGCGATCTCGCCTATGTCGTCTGCGACAAGGGGCATGTGCGCCGCACGCTGGCGCTCTTCGGCCATGAGGAGCAGGAGGCGGCGCGCATCGTCATCGCCGGCGGCGGCAATATCGGCTATTTCGTCGCCAAGGCCATCGAGGACTACCAGCCCAAGACCCGGCTGAAGATCATCGAGAGCGACCGCGAGCGCGCCGTGGCGGTGGCCGAGAAGCTGCGCAACACCGTCGTCCTGCATGGTTCGGCGCTCGACCAGAAGATGCTGCTCCAGGCCGATATCCAGGATGCCGACCTGATCGTCTCGCTGACCAACAACGACCAGATCAACATTCTCGGCAGCGTCATGGCCAAGCGCCTCGGCTGCAAGCAGAACCTCGTGCTGATCAACGATCCCGCCTATGAGGATTTCACCAAGACGCTCGGCATCGACGCGCATATCAATCCGCGCGCCGTGACGATCTCCGGTATCCTGCAGCATGTGCGCAAGGGGCGTATCCGCTCCGTCTATGCCGTGCAGAAGGGTTCTGCCGAAGTGATCGAGGCCGAGGCGCTGGAGACCTCTCCGCTCGTCGGCAAGCCGCTGCGCGAGATCGAGCTGCCGCCCGGCATCCGGGTCGGCGCCATCTATCGCGACAAGGCGGTGATCCGGCCGGACGGCAACACGAAGATCAAGGCGAAGGACCGCGTCGTGCTCTTTGCCGCCGCGGCCTCCGTTCGCCATGTCGAACAGCTTTTCCGCGTCAGCATCCAGTATTTCTAG
- a CDS encoding sigma-54 dependent transcriptional regulator: MASDILVVDDEEDIREIVSGILSDEGHETRTAYDSDSALAAISDRVPRLVFLDIWMQGSKLDGLALLDEIKSRHPDLPVVMISGHGNIETAVSAIRRGAYDFIEKPFKADRLILIAERALENSKLRREVTELKKRSGDPAELIGTSVAVSQLRQTIEKVSPTNSRIMILGPSGSGKELVARMIHRKSSRANGPFVVLNAAAITPERMEIALFGTEGTPGQPRRTGALEEAHGGILYLDEIGEMPRETQNKILRVLVDQQFERVGGSKRVKVDVRIISSTAYNLESLIAEGGFREDLYHRLAVVPVRVPPLAERREDIPFLVDMFMRQVSEQAGIRSRKIGDDALAVLQAHDWPGNIRQLRNNIERLMILARSDGPDTPITADMLPTEVGDMLPKISTQGDQHIMTLPLREAREMFERDYLIAQINRFGGNISRTAEFVGMERSALHRKLKSLGV, from the coding sequence ATGGCCTCTGACATTCTTGTGGTTGATGACGAGGAAGACATCCGCGAGATCGTCTCCGGCATCCTTTCCGACGAGGGGCACGAGACGCGCACCGCCTATGACAGCGACAGCGCGCTGGCCGCCATCAGCGACCGCGTGCCGCGTCTCGTCTTTCTCGACATCTGGATGCAGGGCAGCAAGCTCGACGGTCTTGCGCTGCTCGACGAGATCAAGAGCCGCCATCCCGACCTGCCGGTCGTGATGATCTCCGGCCACGGCAATATCGAGACGGCCGTCTCGGCGATCCGCCGCGGCGCCTACGATTTCATCGAGAAGCCCTTCAAGGCCGACCGGCTGATCCTGATCGCCGAGCGCGCGCTTGAAAACTCCAAGCTGCGCCGCGAGGTGACGGAACTGAAGAAGCGTTCGGGCGACCCGGCCGAGTTGATCGGCACCTCCGTCGCCGTGTCGCAGCTTCGCCAGACCATCGAAAAGGTCTCGCCCACCAACAGCCGCATCATGATCCTCGGCCCCTCCGGCTCCGGTAAGGAGCTGGTGGCGCGCATGATCCACCGCAAGTCGAGCCGCGCCAACGGCCCCTTCGTGGTGCTGAACGCCGCCGCCATCACGCCCGAACGCATGGAGATCGCGCTGTTCGGCACGGAGGGCACGCCCGGCCAGCCGCGGCGGACCGGCGCGCTGGAAGAGGCCCATGGCGGCATCCTCTATCTCGACGAGATCGGCGAAATGCCGCGCGAGACGCAGAATAAGATCCTGCGCGTGCTGGTCGACCAGCAGTTCGAGCGCGTCGGCGGCTCCAAGCGGGTGAAGGTCGATGTGCGCATCATCTCCTCCACCGCCTACAATCTCGAAAGCCTGATCGCCGAGGGCGGTTTCCGCGAGGACCTCTATCATCGCCTCGCCGTCGTGCCGGTGCGCGTGCCGCCGCTGGCCGAGCGGCGCGAGGACATTCCCTTCCTCGTCGACATGTTCATGCGGCAGGTCAGCGAGCAGGCGGGCATCCGGTCGCGCAAGATCGGCGACGACGCGCTCGCCGTGCTGCAGGCGCACGACTGGCCGGGCAACATCCGCCAGCTGCGCAACAATATCGAGCGTTTGATGATTCTCGCGCGCAGCGACGGTCCCGATACGCCGATCACCGCCGACATGCTGCCGACGGAAGTGGGCGACATGTTGCCGAAGATCTCGACGCAGGGCGACCAGCACATCATGACGCTGCCGCTGCGCGAGGCGCGTGAAATGTTCGAGCGCGACTACCTCATCGCCCAGATCAACCGCTTCGGCGGCAACATCTCCCGCACGGCGGAATTCGTCGGCATGGAGCGCTCGGCGCTCCATCGCAAACTGAAGTCGCTTGGCGTATAA
- a CDS encoding PAS domain-containing sensor histidine kinase has translation MNEDEGLLSEGQDVGATADRRASFALPGLLLAGGALVAATISLFILLGLTPIKPEANVVIASAAINAIFIVGLVFLIGREILRLLRARSRGRAAARLHVRIVALFSIVAITPAVLVAIFASITLDVGLDRWFSIRTQSIVSSSLNVAQAYVLENASYLQGQTASMANDLDRNRQLYSLDRTGFIELMTRQARGRGMLGAFLLRADGSPILQASIPTENPLPPVPEDALKASAAGQPTLIPPGTTNLVGAIIKLENVPDAFLYTIRTVDPEVMRSMRLMEENTAEYRALEAGRTTLQIAFGVLYLGFALIVLLAAIWTAIAVADRIVRPIRQLIGAADSVASGNLDVTVPVRVADGDVGNLSRTFNKMIAEIRAQQGQILDAKDEVDHRRRFIEAVLSGVTAAVIGVEGDGCITIANLSAEILLGRDTSDLLGRPLAEVAPEIAAVLSEGSTRHRNDYRKQINIMHGGKERTLNVQVTREEAKDAQESYVVTIDDISEVVSAQRSAAWSEVARRLAHEIKNPLTPIQLSAERIRRRYGKQIDQEDRAVFDQCTDTIVRQVEDIGRMVDEFSAFARMPKPTKERSDLRGILKDAVFLREMGNNHVAFQKDLGDVALTGLFDARMLGQAFGNLIKNAVEAIEALPPDAARSDHKIMVRANADDAGRRFVVDVIDNGKGLPTENRHRILEPYMTMREKGTGLGLAIVKKIIEDHGGQLELHDAPADFDNGHGAMIRVILPYEETAAVDADNKSKEMSHGL, from the coding sequence ATGAACGAGGACGAAGGCCTGCTCTCGGAAGGACAGGACGTTGGGGCGACCGCCGACCGGCGCGCCTCCTTTGCCTTGCCCGGCCTGCTGCTGGCGGGCGGCGCGCTCGTTGCCGCCACCATCTCGCTCTTCATCCTGCTCGGCCTGACGCCGATCAAGCCGGAAGCCAATGTCGTCATCGCGTCGGCGGCGATCAACGCGATCTTCATCGTCGGCCTGGTGTTCCTGATCGGCCGGGAAATCCTCAGGCTCCTGCGCGCCCGCAGCCGTGGCCGCGCGGCGGCCCGGCTGCATGTGCGCATCGTCGCGCTCTTCTCCATCGTCGCGATCACGCCGGCGGTGCTGGTCGCCATCTTCGCCTCCATCACGCTCGATGTCGGCCTCGACCGCTGGTTCTCCATCCGCACCCAGTCCATCGTCAGCTCCTCGCTGAACGTGGCGCAGGCCTATGTGCTGGAAAACGCCAGCTATCTTCAGGGCCAGACGGCCTCGATGGCCAACGACCTCGACCGCAACCGCCAGCTCTACAGCCTCGACCGCACCGGTTTCATCGAACTGATGACGCGGCAGGCGCGCGGGCGCGGCATGCTCGGCGCGTTCCTTCTGCGCGCCGACGGTTCTCCCATCCTGCAGGCCAGCATTCCGACCGAAAATCCGCTGCCGCCGGTGCCGGAGGATGCGCTGAAGGCATCGGCCGCCGGCCAGCCGACCCTCATTCCGCCGGGCACGACCAATCTCGTCGGCGCGATCATCAAGCTCGAGAACGTGCCGGATGCGTTCCTCTACACGATCCGCACGGTCGATCCCGAAGTCATGCGCTCCATGCGCCTGATGGAGGAGAACACGGCCGAGTACCGCGCGCTGGAGGCCGGGCGCACCACGCTGCAGATCGCCTTCGGCGTGCTCTATCTCGGCTTCGCGCTGATCGTGCTTTTGGCCGCGATCTGGACCGCCATCGCGGTCGCCGACCGCATCGTAAGGCCGATCCGCCAGCTCATCGGCGCGGCCGACAGCGTGGCCTCGGGCAATCTCGACGTGACCGTGCCCGTGCGCGTCGCCGATGGCGACGTCGGCAATCTCTCGCGCACCTTCAACAAGATGATCGCCGAAATCCGGGCGCAGCAGGGCCAGATCCTCGACGCCAAGGACGAGGTGGACCATCGCCGCCGTTTCATCGAGGCGGTGCTGTCGGGCGTCACGGCCGCCGTCATCGGCGTCGAGGGCGACGGCTGCATCACCATCGCCAACCTTTCGGCGGAAATCTTGCTCGGCCGCGACACCAGCGATCTGCTCGGCCGGCCGCTCGCGGAGGTCGCGCCGGAAATTGCCGCGGTTCTGTCGGAAGGCTCCACCCGCCACCGCAACGACTACCGCAAGCAGATCAACATCATGCATGGCGGCAAGGAGCGGACGCTGAACGTGCAGGTGACGCGCGAGGAGGCGAAGGATGCGCAGGAATCCTACGTCGTCACCATCGACGACATCTCCGAGGTGGTCTCGGCCCAGCGCTCCGCGGCCTGGAGCGAGGTGGCACGCCGCCTGGCCCACGAGATCAAGAACCCGCTCACGCCCATCCAGCTCTCCGCCGAGCGCATCCGCCGCCGCTACGGCAAGCAGATCGACCAGGAGGACCGCGCGGTCTTCGACCAGTGCACCGACACGATCGTGCGCCAGGTGGAGGATATCGGCCGCATGGTCGACGAGTTCTCCGCCTTCGCGCGCATGCCGAAGCCGACGAAGGAGCGCTCGGACCTGCGCGGCATCCTGAAGGACGCCGTCTTCCTGCGCGAAATGGGCAACAACCACGTCGCCTTCCAGAAGGATCTCGGCGACGTCGCGCTGACCGGCCTCTTCGATGCGCGCATGCTCGGCCAGGCCTTCGGCAATCTCATCAAGAATGCGGTGGAGGCCATCGAGGCGCTGCCGCCGGATGCCGCGCGCTCCGATCACAAGATCATGGTGCGGGCGAACGCCGACGACGCGGGCCGCCGCTTCGTCGTCGACGTCATCGACAACGGCAAGGGCCTGCCGACCGAGAACCGGCATCGCATTCTCGAACCCTACATGACCATGCGCGAGAAGGGCACCGGCCTCGGTCTCGCCATCGTCAAGAAGATCATCGAAGACCATGGCGGGCAGCTGGAATTGCACGACGCCCCCGCGGATTTCGACAACGGCCACGGGGCAATGATCCGGGTGATCCTGCCTTACGAGGAAACCGCGGCCGTCGATGCGGACAATAAGAGCAAGGAAATGAGCCATGGCCTCTGA
- the ntrC gene encoding nitrogen regulation protein NR(I) — protein MTGATVLVADDDAAIRTVLNQALSRAGYDVRITSNAATLWRWIAAGEGDIVVTDVVMPDENAFDLLPRIKKARPDLPVLVMSAQNTFMTAIKASEKGAYDYLPKPFDLTELIAIIGRALAEPKRRPAHAEDDAQDGMPLVGRSAAMQEIYRVLARLMQTDLTVLITGESGSGKELVARALHKHSPRADGPFVAINTAAIPKDLLESELFGHERGAFTGAQATRRGRFEQADGGTLFLDEIGDMPLDLQTRLLRVLQQGEYTTVGGRTPIRTDVRIVAATNKDLKQSINQGLFREDLYYRLNVVPLRLPPLRDRAEDIPDLVRHFVQQAEKEGLDAKRFDQEALELMKAHPWPGNVRELENVVRRLTALYPQDVITREIIETELRADIPDSPIEKTVTRTGSLSISQAVEENMRQYFAGFGDGLPPAGLYERVLAEVEYPLILAALTATRGNQIKAADLLGLNRNTLRKKIRELGVSVYRSSRSA, from the coding sequence ATGACAGGCGCCACAGTCCTCGTTGCCGATGACGATGCCGCGATCCGCACGGTGCTCAACCAGGCCCTCAGCCGTGCGGGATATGACGTGCGCATCACCTCCAACGCAGCGACCCTGTGGCGCTGGATCGCCGCCGGCGAGGGCGATATCGTCGTGACCGACGTGGTTATGCCGGACGAAAACGCCTTCGACCTGCTGCCGCGCATCAAGAAGGCGCGGCCTGATCTGCCGGTGCTTGTGATGAGCGCGCAGAACACCTTCATGACGGCGATCAAGGCCTCGGAAAAGGGCGCCTACGACTATCTGCCGAAGCCCTTCGATCTGACCGAACTGATCGCCATCATCGGCCGTGCGCTCGCCGAGCCGAAGCGCAGGCCCGCCCATGCCGAGGACGACGCGCAGGACGGCATGCCGCTGGTCGGCCGCTCGGCGGCGATGCAGGAAATCTACCGCGTGCTCGCCCGCCTGATGCAGACGGACCTGACGGTGCTGATCACCGGCGAATCCGGTTCGGGCAAGGAGCTGGTGGCGCGCGCCCTGCACAAGCACAGCCCGCGCGCCGACGGTCCCTTTGTGGCCATCAACACCGCGGCCATCCCCAAGGACCTGCTGGAGAGCGAGCTCTTCGGCCATGAGCGTGGCGCCTTCACCGGCGCCCAGGCCACGCGCCGTGGCCGCTTCGAGCAGGCCGATGGCGGCACGCTCTTCCTCGACGAGATCGGCGACATGCCGCTGGACCTGCAGACCCGCTTGCTGCGCGTGCTCCAGCAGGGCGAATACACCACCGTCGGCGGCCGCACGCCGATCCGCACGGACGTGCGCATCGTCGCGGCGACCAACAAGGACCTGAAGCAGTCGATCAACCAGGGCCTGTTCCGCGAAGACCTCTATTATCGCCTCAACGTGGTGCCGCTGCGCCTGCCGCCGCTGCGCGACCGGGCCGAGGACATTCCCGATCTCGTGCGCCACTTCGTGCAGCAGGCGGAAAAGGAAGGGCTGGACGCCAAGCGCTTCGACCAGGAAGCGCTGGAACTGATGAAGGCCCATCCCTGGCCGGGCAATGTGCGCGAACTGGAAAACGTCGTGCGGCGCCTCACCGCGCTCTATCCCCAGGACGTCATCACCCGCGAGATCATCGAGACGGAGCTGAGGGCCGACATTCCCGACAGCCCCATCGAGAAGACGGTGACCCGCACGGGCTCGCTGTCGATCTCCCAGGCCGTCGAGGAGAACATGCGCCAGTATTTCGCCGGCTTCGGCGATGGCCTGCCGCCGGCCGGGCTCTATGAGCGCGTGCTGGCCGAAGTGGAATATCCGCTGATCCTCGCCGCGCTTACCGCCACCCGCGGCAACCAGATCAAGGCGGCCGATCTTCTCGGTCTCAACCGCAACACGCTGCGCAAGAAAATTCGCGAACTGGGTGTATCGGTCTATAGAAGCTCCCGCTCTGCTTGA
- a CDS encoding nitrogen regulation protein NR(II), whose translation MTGKGPDQNVAKAPDLALAVLNAIQNPVILVDAEGLIAFANWEAESFFGASANHLSRHKVSTFIPFGSPLLTLIDQVRERRAPVSEYRVDLSSPRLGAEKLVDIYVAPATTEPGSVVVVIQERSMADKIDRQLTHRGAARSVTGLASMLAHEIKNPLSGIRGAAQLLETAVTDEDRALTRLICEETDRIVSLVDRMEVFSDERPVDRVPLNIHAVLDHVKAVAKAGFGRNIRISELYDPSLPPVYANRDQLVQVFLNLIKNAAEAIGDRADGEIQLTTAYRPGIRLSVAGTREKISLPLEFCVHDNGPGVPADLLPHLFDPFITTKTNGSGLGLALVAKIIGGHGGIVECDSQGNRTTFRVLMPASRGVSEDDDFPKTKGQI comes from the coding sequence ATGACCGGCAAGGGCCCAGACCAGAATGTCGCCAAGGCGCCGGACCTGGCGCTGGCCGTGCTCAACGCCATCCAGAACCCCGTGATCCTCGTCGATGCCGAAGGCCTGATCGCCTTTGCCAACTGGGAGGCAGAATCCTTCTTTGGCGCCAGCGCGAACCATCTCTCCCGCCACAAGGTCTCGACCTTCATCCCCTTCGGCAGCCCGCTGCTGACGCTGATCGACCAGGTGCGCGAGCGCCGCGCGCCGGTCAGCGAATACCGGGTGGACCTCAGCTCCCCGCGGCTCGGCGCGGAAAAGCTGGTCGATATCTATGTCGCGCCCGCCACCACGGAGCCGGGCTCCGTCGTGGTCGTCATCCAGGAACGGTCCATGGCGGACAAGATCGACCGCCAGCTCACCCATCGCGGCGCGGCCCGGTCCGTCACCGGCCTTGCCTCCATGCTGGCGCATGAAATCAAGAACCCGCTCTCCGGCATTCGCGGCGCGGCGCAGCTTCTCGAAACCGCCGTCACCGACGAGGACCGGGCGCTGACGCGCCTCATCTGCGAGGAGACGGACCGAATCGTCTCGCTGGTCGACCGCATGGAGGTCTTTTCCGACGAACGGCCGGTCGACCGCGTGCCGCTCAACATTCACGCGGTGCTCGACCATGTGAAGGCGGTCGCCAAGGCGGGCTTCGGCCGCAACATCCGCATTTCCGAGCTCTACGACCCGTCGCTGCCCCCGGTCTATGCCAACCGCGACCAGCTCGTGCAGGTCTTCCTCAACCTCATCAAGAACGCCGCCGAGGCGATCGGTGACCGGGCGGACGGCGAGATTCAGCTGACGACCGCCTATCGGCCCGGCATCCGCCTTTCGGTCGCCGGCACGCGCGAGAAAATCTCGCTGCCGCTGGAATTCTGCGTGCATGACAACGGCCCGGGCGTTCCGGCCGACCTCCTGCCGCATCTCTTCGATCCCTTCATCACCACAAAGACCAACGGTTCCGGCCTCGGCCTCGCATTGGTCGCCAAGATCATCGGCGGCCATGGCGGCATCGTCGAATGCGACAGCCAGGGCAATCGGACAACCTTCCGCGTGCTGATGCCGGCCTCCCGCGGCGTCAGCGAAGATGACGACTTTCCCAAGACCAAAGGACAGATTTGA
- the dusB gene encoding tRNA dihydrouridine synthase DusB yields the protein MSGVTDLPFRDLAWRFGAGLVVTEMVASRELALNARESWSRIRNCGIRPHMVQLAGREAHWMAEAARIAEGEGAQIIDINMGCPAKKVIGGYSGSALMRDPDHALGLIEATVNAVKVPVTVKMRLGWDHDSLNAPHIASRAEAAGAAMITVHGRTRMQFYEGRADWDAIRAVRDVLTIPLVANGDVDTPEDAEEILRRSGADAVMVGRSAQGRPWHPAVLGGACMHPAIEQIAEIAVEHYRMMLDFYGVEAGLRHARKHVGWYLERFAPGFTGPAKAEIMTARDSDFVAGRLAAALLSGGTATLGEAA from the coding sequence ATGTCCGGCGTCACGGACCTGCCGTTCCGCGATCTCGCCTGGCGTTTCGGCGCGGGACTGGTGGTGACGGAGATGGTGGCGAGCCGCGAGCTGGCGCTGAACGCGCGGGAAAGCTGGTCGCGCATCCGCAATTGCGGCATCCGCCCGCACATGGTGCAGCTTGCGGGGCGCGAGGCGCACTGGATGGCCGAGGCCGCGCGCATCGCCGAGGGCGAGGGCGCCCAGATCATCGACATCAATATGGGCTGCCCGGCCAAGAAGGTCATCGGCGGCTATTCCGGCTCCGCGCTGATGCGCGATCCCGATCATGCGCTCGGCCTCATCGAGGCGACCGTCAATGCCGTGAAGGTGCCGGTGACGGTGAAGATGCGGCTCGGCTGGGACCATGATTCGCTGAATGCGCCGCATATCGCATCGCGCGCCGAGGCGGCCGGGGCGGCGATGATCACCGTGCACGGGCGCACGCGCATGCAGTTCTACGAGGGCAGGGCGGACTGGGACGCCATCCGCGCGGTGCGCGACGTGCTGACCATTCCGCTTGTCGCCAATGGCGACGTGGATACGCCCGAGGACGCGGAAGAGATCCTGCGCCGTTCCGGCGCCGATGCCGTGATGGTCGGCCGTTCCGCGCAGGGGCGACCGTGGCACCCGGCCGTGCTGGGCGGCGCCTGCATGCATCCGGCCATCGAACAGATCGCGGAGATCGCGGTGGAGCATTACCGCATGATGCTCGATTTCTACGGCGTCGAGGCGGGCCTTCGCCATGCGCGAAAACATGTCGGCTGGTATCTGGAGCGCTTCGCCCCCGGTTTCACCGGGCCAGCCAAGGCGGAGATCATGACGGCGCGCGACAGCGATTTCGTCGCCGGGCGCCTTGCCGCGGCGCTATTGTCCGGCGGCACGGCGACGCTGGGAGAAGCGGCATGA
- a CDS encoding bifunctional 2-C-methyl-D-erythritol 4-phosphate cytidylyltransferase/2-C-methyl-D-erythritol 2,4-cyclodiphosphate synthase: protein MQAENALSCGVVIVAAGRGERAGSHAEGPKQYRRIGGRPVISHTLDLFVKWPHARHIVVVIHPDDEALFAAARAAALPAEGRLTVVHGGATRQQSVRAGLEALAGHAISHVLIQDAVRPFVEPVMLERTLTAFHHGARAVLPAIAVADTLKRADANGNVTETVSRSGLFAAQTPQSFHFATILEAHRRAGASGRTDFTDDAAIAEWAGVQVHLVEGSAGNVKLTLQKDIAMADQRLSHGLPDVRTGNGYDVHQLVEGDGVTLCGLFIPHDQKLSGHSDADVALHALTDALLATCGAGDIGDHFPPSDPQWKGAASRIFLEHAAAIVRARGGTIMNADVSLIAEAPKVGPHRDAMRGNLAEFLGISVDRCSVKATTNEKIGFVGRREGIAAIATATVVYTVADKGGEA, encoded by the coding sequence ATGCAGGCGGAAAATGCACTATCCTGCGGTGTGGTGATCGTTGCCGCCGGGCGGGGCGAACGGGCCGGCAGCCATGCCGAAGGCCCCAAGCAGTATCGCCGCATCGGCGGAAGGCCGGTCATCTCCCATACGCTCGATCTCTTTGTCAAATGGCCGCATGCCCGGCATATCGTCGTCGTGATTCATCCCGATGACGAAGCGTTGTTCGCGGCCGCCCGCGCCGCCGCCCTGCCCGCCGAGGGCCGCCTGACGGTGGTGCATGGCGGGGCGACCCGCCAGCAATCCGTGCGCGCCGGCCTCGAAGCCCTTGCCGGGCACGCTATCAGCCATGTGCTCATCCAGGATGCCGTGCGGCCCTTCGTCGAACCCGTGATGCTGGAACGCACGCTCACCGCCTTCCATCACGGCGCCCGGGCCGTACTGCCGGCCATCGCCGTCGCCGACACGCTGAAGCGCGCCGACGCCAATGGCAATGTCACGGAAACCGTCTCGCGCTCCGGCCTCTTCGCCGCGCAGACGCCGCAGTCCTTCCATTTCGCCACCATTCTGGAAGCGCACCGCCGCGCCGGCGCTTCGGGCCGCACGGATTTCACCGACGACGCCGCCATCGCCGAATGGGCCGGCGTGCAGGTGCACCTCGTCGAAGGCAGCGCCGGCAACGTCAAGCTCACCCTGCAGAAGGATATCGCCATGGCCGACCAGCGCCTCTCCCACGGCCTGCCGGATGTCCGCACCGGCAACGGCTACGACGTGCACCAGCTTGTCGAGGGCGACGGCGTGACGCTCTGCGGCCTGTTCATCCCGCACGACCAGAAACTCTCCGGCCATTCCGATGCCGACGTCGCACTGCATGCCCTGACGGACGCCCTGCTCGCCACCTGCGGGGCCGGCGATATCGGCGATCACTTCCCGCCGTCCGACCCGCAGTGGAAGGGCGCGGCCTCGCGCATCTTCCTCGAACACGCCGCCGCCATCGTGCGCGCCCGGGGCGGCACCATCATGAACGCCGACGTCTCGCTGATCGCCGAGGCCCCGAAGGTCGGCCCGCATCGCGACGCGATGCGCGGGAACCTTGCCGAATTCCTCGGCATTTCCGTCGACCGCTGCTCGGTGAAGGCAACGACCAACGAGAAGATCGGCTTCGTCGGCCGCCGCGAGGGCATCGCCGCCATCGCCACCGCCACCGTGGTCTATACCGTGGCCGACAAGGGAGGCGAGGCATGA
- a CDS encoding CinA family protein, with amino-acid sequence MSFWPEDIEDAARRIVTDFADRKLLIATAESCTAGLIAGVITEIAGSSAVFDRGFVTYSNEAKREMIGVANATLKAHGAVSRPTALEMAEGAIGNSAANISVAVTGIAGPGGGSEEKPVGLVHLAAARTGRATLHREMRYGDIGRNAVRLATVRTALEMLIEVGRD; translated from the coding sequence ATGAGCTTCTGGCCAGAGGATATCGAGGACGCCGCCCGGCGCATCGTCACGGACTTCGCCGACCGCAAACTGCTGATCGCCACGGCCGAATCCTGCACCGCCGGCCTCATCGCCGGCGTCATCACCGAGATCGCCGGCTCCTCGGCCGTCTTCGACCGCGGCTTCGTCACCTATTCCAACGAGGCCAAGCGCGAGATGATCGGCGTTGCCAATGCCACGCTGAAGGCCCATGGCGCCGTCTCCCGCCCGACCGCGCTCGAAATGGCCGAGGGCGCGATCGGAAATTCGGCGGCCAATATCTCCGTCGCCGTGACGGGCATTGCCGGCCCCGGTGGCGGCTCGGAAGAAAAGCCCGTCGGTCTGGTCCACCTTGCCGCCGCCCGCACCGGCCGGGCCACCCTGCACCGGGAAATGCGCTACGGCGATATCGGCCGCAACGCCGTCAGGCTGGCCACGGTGCGCACCGCGCTGGAAATGCTGATCGAGGTCGGCAGGGACTAG
- a CDS encoding type II toxin-antitoxin system RatA family toxin, which yields MPQFETRRPVPHTPQQMFDLVADVERYPEFLPLCEGLTVRSRKERDGKELLVADMTVGYKAIRETFTTQVLLNHAERAIDVKYIDGPFRYLDNRWRFEALPDGGCSVHFFIDYEFKSRILGALMGSMFDRAFRMFTEAFEKRAAAIYPAA from the coding sequence ATGCCCCAGTTCGAGACCCGCAGGCCCGTTCCCCATACGCCCCAGCAGATGTTCGACCTCGTCGCCGACGTCGAGCGCTATCCGGAATTCCTGCCGCTCTGCGAGGGGCTGACGGTGCGCTCGCGCAAGGAGCGCGACGGCAAGGAACTGCTCGTCGCCGACATGACGGTCGGCTACAAGGCGATCCGCGAGACCTTCACCACGCAGGTGCTGCTGAACCATGCGGAGCGGGCGATCGACGTCAAATATATCGACGGGCCGTTCCGCTATCTCGACAACCGCTGGCGCTTCGAGGCGCTGCCGGACGGCGGCTGTTCCGTGCATTTCTTCATCGACTACGAGTTCAAGAGCCGCATTCTCGGCGCGCTGATGGGCTCGATGTTCGACCGCGCCTTCCGCATGTTCACGGAGGCCTTCGAGAAGCGCGCGGCGGCGATCTATCCGGCCGCCTGA